Proteins from a single region of Streptomyces spinoverrucosus:
- a CDS encoding helix-turn-helix domain-containing protein has product MPTPPAPSRPARQRPLNEVVFLTVAEVASVMRVSKMTVYRLVHSGHLPAIRVGRAFRVPEQAVHEYLRESYLGAEIGGERSGDGP; this is encoded by the coding sequence CGAGCAGGCCGGCCAGGCAGCGCCCCTTGAACGAGGTGGTGTTCCTGACCGTCGCGGAAGTCGCTTCCGTCATGCGCGTCTCCAAGATGACGGTCTACCGCCTGGTCCACAGCGGTCATCTCCCTGCCATCCGTGTCGGCCGAGCTTTCCGGGTCCCTGAGCAGGCGGTCCATGAGTACCTGCGCGAGAGCTACCTGGGAGCGGAAATCGGCGGCGAGCGGTCGGGCGACGGACCGTAG